The Funiculus sociatus GB2-C1 DNA window TTTTCCAGATTTTACAACTTATTTAGTAGCTTCTCCTTAGATTGACTCGTGTCTTCTCCCTCGTATAAACTCGGATCTATAAAAGTATCTTTATCTTTAGATTGACCCTCTGTTTTGGGGGATGATTGCTTACCCGCAACCGTGTTTTGCTTGGACTTTGACTCTGTTGCTCCCATGCGAATCTGAATTTGAGGGCCAGAACTGGCTAAGCGAATAATCATCCCGTCCACCACTGGTGCTTGGGTGATACGTTTTCCTTCTAAATAAGTGCCATTAGCACCTAAACTAACAACTTCCCATTCATCACCATGACGGCGTAGCTCGACATGGTGACGAGAAACAACGGCGCTATAGAGGATGACATTATTCTCAGTTGAGCGTCCGATCCGAATAACTGATTCGGAGGCAAAAGTCCAGTTTTGGACTGGAATAGATTGGAGAGGATGCAGCAGTGTCAGGGTAATCACCGATGTCACATAATTCTAAATATTTCCGCCTCTAGGCTTGGGAATTGTAACAGTCTGAACAGATGTAAGATCCTTCAATCAATAAATTGAGATTTATCTCTCAATTACTGGAGTCAGACTGCGAATTGGTACGACGTGAGCAGATGGAATAGACAAGCTTTTGACATCGTTCCACCAGTTTTTTCTGTCCTTAGTCTAGGATACCCACGGGCGTTACAATCGCATCGTACCATGACGGTGTTGAGTCCGTGTAACCTCTGAATTGATTCAGTAAGATTACCGCTCTCATACTTTTTAGGTTTAGGGGTGGAATTTACACAAACCTGATAGCGATGCTTATTTATTTCCTCAAGCCTATCACTTAAAAAAACTGTCTGCAATTGCCCTGACCCCTCACCCCAAAGGCTTGCACAGCGTCCGTTTTGGCGCTTTTATGAGCAATTTGAAGACAGCCTTAAGAAACTTGGAACAAGAATGTCACCTTGTCACCTTTGCCTAAGCTAATGCGATCGCCTGTTCTCAGACGGTGCCGATTACCACTAGGCAGGGGATTATGGTTAACATATGTGCCATTAGAACTGCCAACGTCTTCAATGTAGTAGGCATCACCCTCTACACGGATATCGGCATGAATCCGCGAAACAATTTCTGAATTCGGAAAACCCGAAACATCAATATCAGGCGGAATCTGGTCATTTGGCTTGCCTATGTGAATTACCGACAATTGCGAAGGCAATTCTATCATCGTATCTGTTTGGGTATGCAGCAGGCGGGCGCTCTGCTGCTGTAGCTGAGTTTGAGAGCTACCAGGCATTGCCGCCCCACTCGCCCCTGTGCTGCGAGAAGAAGGCTCCGATGAGGATTCAGCGCTGCTCCCTGAGGCTGGGGGTTCATTGACCACAGTAGCTGGAACTGGTACTGGATCTGGTATGTCTGGACTGGGGATAGATGGCGGAGTAACCTCTAAGGGATCGGGTGCTACCAACGGATCGGGGTTCATTAAGTCCGGTATGCTGGGCAGGGGGACTGGTGCTGCTGATGCTACCTCTAAAGGGTTACTGGGTTTGAGGTTAGTGCCACACTGACCGCAGAAGGTGGCATCGGTTTGAACAGGCGCGCCACAGTTGGGACACGCTGTAGTAGCGGGTAAGGGAGTGTAGCAAGCCTCACACGCTTGCGCTCCATCAGGATTTTGGTGATTACAATTGGGGCAGACAATCATAAAATCTCCTTGCGGACGGTATCCCTCCTGATTAGTGGAGTGGGAGGTCAGATTCAAATATATTCCGAATTGCGAGGGATTTTAACTTTTTAGCTCAAGACCAGCAGCTTCGTCCAAAAGCCACCAAAGTTCCCCTTGGGGCTGGATTAATCGGCTGGGATATTCCATGTCATCAGCAGTAGAGGCAAAAACTTGAGCTAAGGCGGGGCGTTTACTAGCACCAGCAACAACAAATACCACACAACGGGCATGATTAATCAGTGGCGCTGTAAAGGTGATGCGGGGCTGAGTGTCTTTGTCACCCACTGTTATCAGTTTTTCGCGTACTTGTAATGCTTCTGTGTGGGGAAACAAAGAAGCTGTATGTCCATCATCTCCCATCCCCAACAAAATCAGATCGAATGCCGGAAACTCTTTTGGTTGAACTTGAAAAAACTCCCGGAGGTGTTGAGAGTGTTTCTCGGCGGCGATTGCTGGGTCGGCTTCGTCGGTGGGTATGGGGTGGATATTGGTAGCTGGGATATTAACTTTGTCAAGCCAAGCGCTACGGGCCATGCGTTGATTGCTATCGGGATGATCAGGCGGTACGTAGCGTTCATCGCCCCAAAATACGTGAATTTTGTCCCAAGGAAGATTTTGCGAAGCGATCGCTTCATACAGAGGCTTGGGAGTGCTACCACCGGATAAAGCTATAGTACAAAGCGATCGCTCATTTATCGCCTTGTGAATTTGTTCTAGACATATTTCCAGCGATCGCTCTATCAGCGCCGTCCGCTCCGGTAAAACTTCAACAATTTTATTCATTTGGATGTTTATATTGGGTCACACCATACCGAAAATATTACTGTTTCTTGTCTAATTGCACCCATCGATACCTATATCATCATTGAGAGCTTGGAATTAGGAGCCATACTAGCCGTTACATCAAAAAATCCTTATTCTGGTTGATTGACATAAATAACTTTTACAGCAGGGAGAATATCTGAAATGGGAAGAATTTTTATTTCAGCAGGTCACGGTGCTGGAGAGCCGGGCGCGAGAGTTGCTGGCACTACAGAAGCCCAGGAGATGATTTTACTGCGCGACCTAATTTTACAAGAATTGCGATCGCGCAATTTTGAAGTTCTTTCTGTCCCCGACGACCAGACAATGGAGCAGACAATTTCTTGGATAAACGCCCGCGCTCGTAGCGGTGATGTAGCGCTTGAAATTCATGCCGATGCCATGTCCAACCCAGCGACTAGAGGCGCTAGCGTCTACTACATTGCCAACAACGACCAGCGCAAGAAAAATGCTGAACTGCTACTTTTGGCACTACTGCGCCGCGTTCCCCAATTGCCCAGTCGGGGAGTTAAACCAGACACAGCCACAGGCGTAGGTCGTTTAGAATTTTGCCGCAACATCACTATTCCCTCCCTGCTAATAGAAGTTGGGTTTCTCACCAACCCAGATGACCGCTTTTTAATTCAAAATCGTCGCCGCGACCTAGCACTAGGAATAGCAGACGGACTTGCCTCATGGAGCCGAGGTGATGGTGGCACCGTTCCTGGCACTGATCCTACCTATGCTCCCATAAATATCAACATTAACAACCAGTTGTACGGGGAAAAAGGCATCCTGATTAATAGCAACGCCTACATCCCAATTGACTTGGTAGACAGGCTCTCAATTGACTTGACAAATAACACCTCAGTCCGTCGCGTACCATATCGGGGTGTAGTCTATGTTAAAGCCGTCGAACTGCGGAGCTTTAATATTTCTGTGAGCTGGGATAGCGCCACCAGTACCCTGTTTTTGCGCTCCATTTTACCAATCTGCCCCGGTCAGTTTGACCGAATTATGGGACATGGTAATACATCTGAGGTACAGCTGATTATGTTCCTCAAAGCTAATAATGAGAACGCCCTCGCCCTGTTTCCCGACTTACCTAAACTCTACCGGGAAGAAGCAACCATCGAAGGCGTAAACTATGACATTGCCTTCTCGCAAATGTGTGTAGAAACAGGCTTTTTGCGCTTCGGTAGCGATATCAGACCTAGCCAAAACAACTTTGCAGGTTTGGGAGCTGTCGGCGGTGCTTCCGAAAGCGCATCGTTTCCCAGCGCCAGAATTGGTGTCAGAGCGCATATCCAACATTTAAAAGCTTATGCTAGTCTGGAGCCTTTGGTACAAGAACAGGTAGACCCCCGCTTTCGCTTTGTCACACGAGGGATTGCGCCTCTGATCCAGCAGCTAAGCGGACGTTGGGCAGCAGATCCACAGTACGGCGCTAGAATTGAGGCAACTCTCAGACGGCTTTATGAGTCAGCAGGCTTACTGTAAGATTTTAGATTTTGGATTAGCAATAAATCCAAAATCGTCAAGCTATTTTGAAAAAGCGAATAATTTCCCGAACGTGGTAGAGAAATTGGCTTTCTGCACCATTGCTTTACCCAAGGTTTTAGGTTAGAGGTGTTACTACAAGGTGTAGTTACAAAATTCCCTAATGTAAGGGTTAAGGGGTGCTTGTGGGAATTTAAGCCCTGTAGAGACGTTCTATCTTAACGCTACCACGATTATCGCTTTGGCTTTTTTCCTTTAACCGAACAGTATTGCGGCTATTCTTTGCACCCCTTAAAAACGGGGTCGCCGTAGGCGGGGGAGCAAAACCTTATCCGAGATGTATCGACAGCATTCCCTTGTAGCAGCAACGCCACCTCCAGACGAGCTACATCAAATTAAGCCGGATCTTTAGCATTTTCACACTGGACGATAGACGATAGAGGATAGACGATGGACTATAGACGACATTATTGTCTATAGTCCTGTGCCTAAATAGAACTGTAATCACCCTAACCTTGTCAGCCCTACAAATGAGACTGCGAACGAAGACACTACTCGTCATTGGCGCGACCCTCGTAGGTCTAGTTGGGGTTCTGTATGCCACCTCCTCGACCATCTTGTTGCGTAGCCTCACCAGAGCAGAGGAACACAATGCCCGCCAAGTGGTTAAGGGAACAATTAATATTTTTGCGGAAACCGGAAACGACTTAAGCGTTACTGCTGTTGATTGGGCTAAGTGGGATGACACTTACAACTTTATCGAAAACCCAAACCAAGCCTATATAGAATCAAATCTCATTCCAGAATCCCTCACCAACTTACGGGTTAACTTGGTGGTGTACATAGACAAAAACTCAAAAATTGTCTTTGGTACAGGTTTTGATTTAAAAAACCAGAAAAAAACCCCGATTCCAGCGCTGATTCGAGAACGCATTTCCCCCAAAGATCCGCTTTTACAACGTCCCCTATCTAATCGCAGTTTGGCGGGACTGCTGCTGCTTCCTGAAGGGGCAATGCTGATTAATTCGCAGCCTATTTTACCAACCAATGGCAAAGGAGCGAATCGCGGAGCCTTAATCTTTGGGCGCTATCTAGATGCTGCCGCTTTGGAAAAGATAAGTCGGATCAACCGTTTTCCCGTCACCATACACAGGCTAAATGATGCCAACATACCTGCCGACTTTCAAGCAGCGCAAAAAGCTTTGTTGCAGAAAGGACAGATTGCAGTCAACGCCACAAGCGATCGCACAGCCGGATACACCATACTAAAAGACATCTACGGCAAGCCGGCGCTGCTGTTGCGGGTGGATATCCCCAGAGAGATTTACCAGCAAGGCAAAATCCGCCTGCGCTATCTCATCGCATCCCTGCTAGTGGTGGGAGCGGTTTTTGGCGGCATAACCTTGCTGCTTCTGGAGCGATTAGTTTTGTCGCGGTTGGCTTCTTTGAACGCTGGGGTAAAGAAAATTGGCAACAGCAACGACCTTTCTATGCGCCTTGAAAGCCAGGGAAAAGATGAATTGTCCAGCTTGAGTGACAACATCAACTTGATGCTGGCAGCCTTAGAACATCAAGTGCGTCAGCGACAAGAAAGCGAAGAACGTCACCGCGCCGTGGTTGAGCAAGCCTCGGAAGGAATTTTTCTGGTTGATGTTGATACCAGACGCATTTTGGAAGCTAATACCGCCTTTGCTGAACTGGTGGGTTACACCTCCACGGCGTTGCTAGAACTGACAATTTATGATGTAATAGCCTCGCGTCGCGAAACCATTGACCAAAATATTCAGCGTATCCTGACAGAAAAACATCATGTCCTGGGAGAACGGCGCTACCAGCGGCAAGATGGAACTCTTGTGGATGTGGAAGTCTCTGCCAACCCGATTTCCTATGGTGGCAGAGAGGTGTTGTGTATCGTAGTTCGGGATATCACCCAGCGCAAACAAGCCGAAGCAGAAATTCGCCAGAAAGAGGCGACACTCCAAGAAAGCGAGACTCGGCTACGCAAACAGCAGACAGCGCTGTTGGATATGGCTAGGTGTCAGCCCATCTACGCCGGAGATTTGAGCGCTGCATGGCGGGAGATTACCGAGACAGCAACTAACACTCTAGACGTGGAACGTGCCAGTGTGTGGCTCTACAATTGGGGGCTCTCGACTGGCGACTGGGGAGAGAGGGAGAGTGGGAGCAGGGTAGAGGAAACAAACCAAAATCTAAAATTGGTTTGCGTTGACTTGTATGAATTGCGTAACCAGCAGCATACCAGTGGCGCAGAACTGGCAGATGTTGACTATCCAGGCTATTTTCAAGCGTTAGAAGCGGATCGCGTAATTGCAGCTGACGATGCTCACACCGATCCTCGAACTCAGGAGTTTTCCGTATCTTATCTCGCTCCTTTGGGGATTGCTTCTATGTTGGATGCGCCAATTCGGGTTGGGGGGCAAACAGTGGGGGTGCTTTGTCTGGAACACATCGGTACAGTTCGACACTGGGCGCTGGAGGAGCAGAATTTTGCTAGTTATTTGGCGTATATGGCTGCTTTGGCGATGGAAGCAAGCGACGCACGCCTTGCTGAAGCCGCACTCGCTACCAGTGAAGCTAAATTCCGCTCTCTGATTCTCAACAGTTCGGATTTAATCACTATTTTTGGAGCTGACGGCATTACCCGCTATCAAAGTCCTTCGGTTTTCAACATTTTGGGATACCAGAAAGAGGACTTAATCGGCATAAATACCTTGTTCATGGTTCACCCAAATGATATTTCTCGCGTTGCAGATACTTTCCAAAAATCTCTTGACAACCCTCATATTGTTTTTTCTTGTGAATATCGTTTTCCGCGAAAGGATGGCTCCTGGTGTTTTCTCGAATCAACTGGTAGCAATCTACTCGACGATCCATCAATAGCAGGTATGGTAGTTAACTCCCGCGATATCACCGAACGCAAGCAAGCTGAAGCAGCACTGCGCCAAGCCGAAGAGAGATATCGCAGCATCTTTGAAAACGCCGTTGAAGGCATTTTCCAAACCACTCTTGAAGGAAGCTATATCAGCGTGAATCCTGCATTAGCACGCATATATGGTTACTCTTCACCAGAAGAAATGATGGCGAAGATTACCAATGTTGAGCAGCAAGTTTACGTTGACCCTAACCGACGTGCGGAATTTATTGCTGCCATGCAGAAGGATAATTCCGTGTCTCGGTTTGAATCTCAAGTTTATCGTCAGGATGGTAGTATTATTTGGATTTCTGAAAGCGCACGCAACGTTAGAAATTCTCAAGGGCAAGTTTTGTATTATGAAGGCACTGTCCAAGATATTACTGAGCGCAAACTAGCAGAAGAAGCACTGCGCTATCAACAGGAACAATCTGAATTGCTGTTGCTCAATATTTTACCGAAGTTAATTGCTGAGCGGCTAAAAGGAGATGAAAGTACCATTGCTGACAGTTTTGCGGAAGTGACAGTTTTATTTGCTGATATTGTTGGTTTTACAGAACTTTCTGCTGATACAGCGCCAACTAAACTCGTAGAGTTGCTTAACGAGATATTTTCAGCTTTTGACCTACTAGCTGAAAAACACGGATTGGAGAAAATTAAAACTATCGGCGATGCCTATATGGTAGTAGGTGGTTTGCCAACACCCAGAGCCGATCACGCCGAAGCGATCGCGGCGATGGCGCTGGATATGCAGAATGCGATCGCTCACTTCAACCGCAAGAACGATAAAACTTTCAGCATCCGTATCGGCATCAACACAGGGCCAGTTGTTGCTGGTGTTATTGGTATCAAAAAGTTTATTTACGATCTGTGGGGCGACACGGTAAATACCGCTTCTCGCATGGAATCCCACGGAATACCCGGTGAAATACAAGTTACAGATGCTACATACGAATTATTAAAATATCAGTATCAGTTTCAGGAGCGGGGTGTTATTCAAGTAAAAGGCAAAGGCAACATGACAACTTATCTCCTGGTTGGGAAAAAAGTTAAAAACCACGTAGTTCTATAAGTGCGTCTGAAAAGCGATACATCTGGAGGGACATGGCATTGCCATGTCCCTACAACACAATAAAAAATTTTTTTCGTTAAAAATTTTTAACTGGGAATGCTATTAGCGAGGCGACCGCCTCACGTATCATCCAAGCTTTCCTGAGTCCTTGGGGGAGATAGCGCCTCTCTTGTGAGCGTTTCCAGTCTGAAACTCTTAACGAGAATCTCCCACTCTCCCCGGCTGCCCCTATGTCAGCTGTGTTACTATCTGGGAAAATCTTCTCTTATCTCGATCACTCATGGGCAAGGTTCTGGTGTTAAACGCCTCGTATGAACCGCTCAATATAACGAGCTGGCGACGCGCGGCAGTCTTGTTGATCAAAGGGAAAGCCGAACAAGTTGAACACAACGGCAAACTCGTATATACAGAGTTCCCATTACCAACGGTTATTCGACTGCGATACTATGTCCGAGTTCCTTACAAGGAAATTCCTCTGACCCGTCGAAATATCCTCCATCGTGATAATCACTCCTGTCAATACTGCTCTTACACGGGTGATGATTTAACCCTCGATCATGTGATTCCCCGTTCTCGCGGTGGTGGTGATAGCTGGGAAAACATTGTCACCGCTTGCGTCCGGTGCAATGTCAACAAAGGTAGCCGCACTCCCAAAGAAGCAAATATGATATTGCGACACCCTCCCCGAAAACCATACAGTAGCCTGCACTTTGAGGTTGCTAAACACCTCAAGAGTGGTACGCATCAGGAATGGCGAAAATATGTAATTGGTCTTTAAACCCCCTACACCAATCAATAGGTGCAGGGGGTTTTTTGTCAAAACTCAAAAGAAAGAACTAACTTGTATTTCTAAGCTGTTAAGTTTCTGTGTCAAGTCCGGAAAACGCGACCACAGAGGGAGTGCGGCTGGTCAATTTTTTTGTCAAGATCGATGAATAAGTCGGTCTGTCCAGCTCGGCATCCTATCACCACCGTCTGAAAACCTGGTTGGCTCAGAAAAAGCTCATTTTGAAGCATATGTACTCTTCTTGTTCATAGCCTGGATCAATTTTGGCCAACCCTCAAACATCTGGCAGTAAGTGTGAGGACAATTGCGGCAGCAACTGGAATATTAATCAGAAAATACTTTGACATTGCGTCATTTATATGCAATCAAATTTGCTCAAGCCTCTCAATGGTTCTTCAATAGCCGCTGGATCGATGTCTATAGACAATCAGCAAAATTTAGCGTCTGTTGTGGAAACTCAAGAAATGGAGCCAGCTGCCAAACAATCGAGCCATGCTTCGGGGAATTATTCTAGAAGAGTGTCGAACGAACCGCCGCCAGAACGTGTAGTCGAGTTGTTACGACAAACTTTAGAGCGTCACCGAGGCGATCGCCAGCTGGTGCTACTGCAAGATTTTCCCGATCCAGATGCTCTTTCTGGAGCTTGGGCGTATCAACTTATTGCTAAGCAGTACAATATCCAGTGCGAAATTGTCTATGCTGGTACTCTTAGCCATCAGGAAAATATTGCTCTGGTTAAACTTACGGGTTTACCTGCTAGACGCTGGGGTATCCAGAGCCTGAAGGAAAAAGATTTATCGGTGTATCAGGGATGCGTTTTGATTGATAATCAAGGCACTACTTGTCAATTACTGCCTCTGGTGCAACAGGCTGGCATCCCGATTATGGTTGTGATTGACCATCACAGTACCCAGAACGAACTCAACGCGGAATTTACAGATATTCGCCCTAGTACCAGAGCTACTGCCACGATTTTAACTCAGTATCTCCAGGCGGGTTTACTGAAGTTGGATAGCAGTGTCAGCGATCACGTTAAATGCGCTACGGCGTTGATGCACGGGTTAAGGTCGGATACTAACCGACTGATGCAGGCGCAGGAAGAGGATTTTCAGGCGGCGGGGTATCTGAGCCGATTTTATGATGCTCAATTGCTGAATGCAGTTTTGCAGGCTTATCGGTCTAAGCGGGTGATGGATGTGATCGAGCGATCGCTTACTAACCGCAGCGTCCAGAATAACTTCTCCATCGCTGGTGTCGGCTACCTCCGCTATGAAGACCGAGATGCCATCCCCCAAGCGGCAGATTTTCTAGTAACAGAAGAAAACGTCCACACTGCTGTCGTTTACGGGATTGTCCACGACGAAGACGAAGAACTCGAAGTCGTCATCGGTTCTCTGAGAACCAGCAAACTTACCCTCGACCCTGACGAATTTATCAAAGAAGCCTTTGGGCAAGACAGTCAGGGACGCTTCTTTGGTGGTGGTAGACTTTCAGCAGGCGGCTTTGAAATCCCCATGGGATTTTTGGGCGGCTTTAATGAAAATTCCGAGTACGCCAAGATAAAATGGGAAGTTTTTGATAGCCAAATCAAGCAAAAACTCCTCCGCTTGGTCAACCCCAAAGATAACCTACTTCATGGAGAGTAAAGGTTGGGGAGTGGGCAATAGGATTACCAATGACCACGAAACTATACTTAATTCGTCACGGAATCGCAGCCGATCCATCTGAGTATGAAAGCGATCGCGATCGCCCCTTGACAGCCGTTGGGCAGCAAAAAACTGGTAAAGTAGCAAAACGGCTGCAAGAGTTGGATCTGCATTTTGACCTGATTCTCACGAGTCCCCTAGTCAGGGCGCGTCAAACTGCCAAAATTCTCTACCACACTAATCTGAGTTCCCATCTCGAAGAATCAAACCAGCTTGCTCCCGGTGGAAATATCCATACTTGGATCAACTGGTTAGAAGCATGGCAAAACTCAGGCGGTTCCCAGTTAGCGCTAGTTGGTCATCAACCAGACTTGGGAAATTGGGCAGAAATCTTGGTTTGGGGTAATGTCAAAACAACAATCATCCTGAAAAAAGCAGGAATTATCGGGTTAAACTTGCCATCTAGCGGTTCGCCCATAGGTAATAGCGAACTATTTTGGCTGACAGCACCCAAGCTGTTACTGTAATGCCGATAAAATAATTCTGGTAAAAAGGGCGACCGATACATCCATTTTTGGTAAGTTACCCTGAAAATGTTTCACT harbors:
- a CDS encoding FHA domain-containing protein codes for the protein MITLTLLHPLQSIPVQNWTFASESVIRIGRSTENNVILYSAVVSRHHVELRRHGDEWEVVSLGANGTYLEGKRITQAPVVDGMIIRLASSGPQIQIRMGATESKSKQNTVAGKQSSPKTEGQSKDKDTFIDPSLYEGEDTSQSKEKLLNKL
- a CDS encoding FHA domain-containing protein — its product is MIVCPNCNHQNPDGAQACEACYTPLPATTACPNCGAPVQTDATFCGQCGTNLKPSNPLEVASAAPVPLPSIPDLMNPDPLVAPDPLEVTPPSIPSPDIPDPVPVPATVVNEPPASGSSAESSSEPSSRSTGASGAAMPGSSQTQLQQQSARLLHTQTDTMIELPSQLSVIHIGKPNDQIPPDIDVSGFPNSEIVSRIHADIRVEGDAYYIEDVGSSNGTYVNHNPLPSGNRHRLRTGDRISLGKGDKVTFLFQVS
- the tftA gene encoding hormogonium tapered terminus morphoprotein TftA, yielding MGRIFISAGHGAGEPGARVAGTTEAQEMILLRDLILQELRSRNFEVLSVPDDQTMEQTISWINARARSGDVALEIHADAMSNPATRGASVYYIANNDQRKKNAELLLLALLRRVPQLPSRGVKPDTATGVGRLEFCRNITIPSLLIEVGFLTNPDDRFLIQNRRRDLALGIADGLASWSRGDGGTVPGTDPTYAPINININNQLYGEKGILINSNAYIPIDLVDRLSIDLTNNTSVRRVPYRGVVYVKAVELRSFNISVSWDSATSTLFLRSILPICPGQFDRIMGHGNTSEVQLIMFLKANNENALALFPDLPKLYREEATIEGVNYDIAFSQMCVETGFLRFGSDIRPSQNNFAGLGAVGGASESASFPSARIGVRAHIQHLKAYASLEPLVQEQVDPRFRFVTRGIAPLIQQLSGRWAADPQYGARIEATLRRLYESAGLL
- the pgl gene encoding 6-phosphogluconolactonase, encoding MNKIVEVLPERTALIERSLEICLEQIHKAINERSLCTIALSGGSTPKPLYEAIASQNLPWDKIHVFWGDERYVPPDHPDSNQRMARSAWLDKVNIPATNIHPIPTDEADPAIAAEKHSQHLREFFQVQPKEFPAFDLILLGMGDDGHTASLFPHTEALQVREKLITVGDKDTQPRITFTAPLINHARCVVFVVAGASKRPALAQVFASTADDMEYPSRLIQPQGELWWLLDEAAGLELKS
- a CDS encoding HNH endonuclease → MGKVLVLNASYEPLNITSWRRAAVLLIKGKAEQVEHNGKLVYTEFPLPTVIRLRYYVRVPYKEIPLTRRNILHRDNHSCQYCSYTGDDLTLDHVIPRSRGGGDSWENIVTACVRCNVNKGSRTPKEANMILRHPPRKPYSSLHFEVAKHLKSGTHQEWRKYVIGL
- a CDS encoding bifunctional oligoribonuclease/PAP phosphatase NrnA — its product is MQSNLLKPLNGSSIAAGSMSIDNQQNLASVVETQEMEPAAKQSSHASGNYSRRVSNEPPPERVVELLRQTLERHRGDRQLVLLQDFPDPDALSGAWAYQLIAKQYNIQCEIVYAGTLSHQENIALVKLTGLPARRWGIQSLKEKDLSVYQGCVLIDNQGTTCQLLPLVQQAGIPIMVVIDHHSTQNELNAEFTDIRPSTRATATILTQYLQAGLLKLDSSVSDHVKCATALMHGLRSDTNRLMQAQEEDFQAAGYLSRFYDAQLLNAVLQAYRSKRVMDVIERSLTNRSVQNNFSIAGVGYLRYEDRDAIPQAADFLVTEENVHTAVVYGIVHDEDEELEVVIGSLRTSKLTLDPDEFIKEAFGQDSQGRFFGGGRLSAGGFEIPMGFLGGFNENSEYAKIKWEVFDSQIKQKLLRLVNPKDNLLHGE
- the sixA gene encoding phosphohistidine phosphatase SixA; translated protein: MTTKLYLIRHGIAADPSEYESDRDRPLTAVGQQKTGKVAKRLQELDLHFDLILTSPLVRARQTAKILYHTNLSSHLEESNQLAPGGNIHTWINWLEAWQNSGGSQLALVGHQPDLGNWAEILVWGNVKTTIILKKAGIIGLNLPSSGSPIGNSELFWLTAPKLLL